From Desulfosoma caldarium, the proteins below share one genomic window:
- a CDS encoding NADH-quinone oxidoreductase subunit M yields the protein MNAANYPILSVTTFLPLLGVALVCLIPSRHQRAIQWAAFLVTVATFLVSLQLYFQFDTTTWQMQFVEDAPWIPQFAIRYQMGIDGISLLLVLLTTFLSAVAVLSTWSAVTERVKAYMASLLLLETGMIGVFCALDFILFYVFWEVMLIPMYFIIGIWGGPRRIYAAVKFFIYTMSGSVLMLVAILVLYFMHHEATGTFSFHILDYHKLGLPAHLQMWLFLAFAIAFAIKVPMFPFHTWLPDAHVEAPTAGSVILAGILLKMGTYGFLRFCLPMFPQATLFFVPLILVLALIGIIYGALVSLAQDDVKKLVAYSSVSHLGYCMLGMFALNVDGIKGSLIQMINHGLSTGALFLIVGILYERRHTRMISEYGGLMKVMPMFAFIFLLVAFSSMGVPGTNGFVGELLILIGAFQASLKFGLIATVGLILGAVYLIWTVKRVTYGPITKEENRTLKDMTAREYAYMLPVMLFIFWIGLYPKPFLRTMDASVSHLLESVQAQRTAQTVPQGPVWFQHLFAKVDRQLLTKGQGR from the coding sequence ATGAATGCTGCGAATTATCCCATCCTGTCGGTGACCACGTTTCTTCCACTTTTGGGCGTGGCCTTGGTGTGTCTCATTCCGAGCCGTCACCAAAGGGCCATTCAATGGGCGGCCTTTTTGGTGACCGTGGCGACCTTTCTCGTGTCGCTGCAGCTCTATTTTCAGTTCGACACCACCACATGGCAGATGCAATTCGTGGAAGACGCGCCGTGGATTCCTCAGTTTGCCATTCGCTACCAGATGGGGATCGACGGCATCAGTCTGCTCCTTGTGCTCCTGACCACCTTTCTTTCCGCCGTCGCCGTGTTGTCCACGTGGAGCGCTGTGACGGAAAGGGTCAAGGCGTACATGGCGTCCCTGTTGCTCCTGGAAACGGGGATGATCGGTGTCTTTTGCGCCCTGGACTTCATTCTGTTCTATGTGTTTTGGGAAGTCATGCTCATCCCCATGTATTTCATCATCGGCATCTGGGGGGGGCCTCGGCGCATCTATGCGGCTGTGAAGTTCTTCATCTACACCATGAGCGGCAGCGTGCTCATGTTGGTGGCTATTCTCGTGCTTTACTTCATGCACCATGAGGCCACGGGCACGTTCAGCTTTCATATTTTGGACTACCATAAATTGGGCCTGCCGGCCCACCTGCAGATGTGGTTGTTCTTGGCTTTTGCGATCGCGTTTGCCATCAAGGTGCCCATGTTTCCGTTCCATACATGGCTTCCCGACGCCCACGTGGAAGCGCCCACGGCGGGCAGCGTCATTCTGGCCGGCATCTTGCTGAAAATGGGCACTTACGGGTTTCTGCGGTTCTGCTTGCCCATGTTTCCCCAGGCCACCCTGTTCTTTGTGCCGCTCATTCTCGTCCTGGCTCTGATCGGCATCATCTATGGAGCCTTGGTGTCTTTGGCGCAGGACGATGTCAAGAAGCTGGTGGCCTACTCCAGTGTGAGCCACTTAGGCTACTGCATGTTGGGTATGTTTGCCTTAAACGTGGACGGTATCAAGGGCAGTCTTATTCAGATGATCAACCACGGGTTGAGCACGGGGGCTCTGTTCTTGATTGTCGGGATTCTCTATGAACGGCGCCACACGAGGATGATTTCCGAATACGGGGGCCTCATGAAGGTGATGCCCATGTTTGCCTTCATCTTTCTCTTGGTGGCTTTTTCATCCATGGGGGTTCCCGGTACCAACGGGTTTGTCGGCGAACTGCTCATTCTCATCGGGGCCTTTCAGGCCTCGTTGAAATTCGGCCTGATCGCGACTGTGGGCTTGATCCTTGGAGCGGTCTACCTTATTTGGACGGTCAAACGGGTCACCTACGGCCCCATTACCAAGGAAGAGAACCGCACGTTGAAAGACATGACGGCGCGGGAATACGCCTACATGCTTCCGGTGATGCTTTTTATCTTTTGGATCGGGCTTTATCCCAAACCTTTCCTTCGAACCATGGATGCGTCGGTGAGCCATCTTCTGGAATCGGTCCAGGCACAGCGCACAGCGCAGACCGTTCCTCAGGGACCGGTGTGGTTTCAGCATCTTTTTGCCAAAGTCGATCGTCAACTGCTGACAAAGGGCCAAGGGCGGTAA
- a CDS encoding NADH-quinone oxidoreductase subunit N produces the protein MSSISLSAIAPELVLVACGLIVLMIQAVVGRKYPDSFAYVSLLGVAAALVLVWKQPGPFEARIIEYFFMDMWVVDNFSRFFKIIFLLGTGLTVLISIKYLHNEAMQHSEYYALMLMCTVGMMVMASASELITIFLGVELMSISLYALTGYTRTRMLANEAAIKYFILGSFASAFLIYGIALIYGTTGTSQIPAIAEFLAKAGSGASVLVMGMALILIGFAFKTAAVPFHMWAPDVYEGAPAPVTGFMSAGPKAAAFAAFVRIFMEALPGLQTDWVMVIWILAALTMTVGNVIALVQENIKRMLAYSSIAHAGYVLVAFLAAGELGLTSILYYMLVYTFMNLGAFAVITMLAGAGESRVRVDDYRGVGYKHPVAALAMSLFLFSLAGIPPTGGFLGKFYIFSAAVKQGFIWLAIIGVLNSVVSVYYYLRVTVAMYMQPAAQPEDVPAATALSPALIIAVCISAYGVLTLGLFPSSYVAIVKASFLSFL, from the coding sequence ATGAGCAGCATCAGTCTGAGCGCGATTGCTCCGGAGTTGGTTCTGGTCGCTTGCGGGTTGATCGTGTTAATGATTCAAGCTGTCGTCGGAAGAAAATATCCCGATTCTTTTGCCTACGTCTCCTTGCTGGGCGTGGCGGCCGCTTTGGTCTTGGTTTGGAAGCAGCCTGGGCCCTTTGAGGCGAGGATTATCGAATATTTCTTTATGGACATGTGGGTGGTGGACAATTTTTCTCGTTTCTTCAAGATCATCTTTCTTCTCGGGACCGGCCTGACCGTGCTCATTTCCATAAAATACCTGCACAATGAAGCGATGCAGCACAGCGAATACTACGCCCTGATGCTCATGTGCACCGTGGGCATGATGGTCATGGCCAGTGCGTCGGAACTGATCACCATCTTTCTGGGCGTGGAACTCATGTCCATCTCCCTTTACGCCCTGACGGGGTACACGAGAACGCGGATGCTGGCCAATGAAGCGGCCATCAAGTATTTCATTCTGGGATCCTTTGCGTCGGCCTTTCTCATTTATGGCATTGCCTTGATTTATGGGACAACGGGCACGTCGCAAATTCCCGCCATCGCCGAGTTTCTGGCCAAGGCCGGCAGTGGAGCGAGCGTGCTGGTCATGGGTATGGCGCTTATTCTCATCGGCTTTGCCTTCAAGACGGCGGCGGTTCCCTTTCACATGTGGGCGCCGGATGTCTACGAAGGCGCACCGGCTCCCGTGACCGGCTTCATGTCGGCGGGCCCGAAGGCAGCGGCCTTTGCGGCCTTTGTGCGCATCTTCATGGAGGCGTTGCCCGGGTTGCAGACGGATTGGGTCATGGTCATCTGGATTCTCGCGGCTCTGACCATGACGGTCGGCAACGTCATTGCTCTGGTGCAGGAAAACATCAAGAGAATGCTTGCCTATTCGAGCATTGCCCATGCGGGGTATGTGCTGGTGGCCTTTCTTGCCGCGGGAGAGCTGGGCCTGACGAGTATTCTCTATTACATGTTGGTTTATACTTTTATGAATCTTGGGGCCTTTGCGGTGATTACGATGCTGGCGGGCGCTGGGGAATCCCGCGTCAGGGTAGACGATTACCGAGGCGTGGGATACAAGCATCCCGTGGCGGCCTTGGCCATGAGCTTGTTCCTGTTCTCTTTGGCGGGCATTCCGCCCACAGGGGGGTTTCTGGGCAAGTTTTACATCTTTTCTGCGGCCGTCAAACAGGGTTTTATCTGGCTGGCCATCATCGGTGTGTTGAACAGTGTGGTCTCCGTCTATTACTACCTTAGGGTTACGGTGGCCATGTACATGCAACCTGCGGCACAACCTGAAGATGTGCCGGCGGCGACGGCCCTGTCCCCGGCCCTCATTATTGCGGTGTGCATTTCCGCCTATGGCGTCTTGACGTTGGGGCTGTTTCCTTCAAGCTATGTGGCCATTGTCAAGGCGTCCTTCCTCTCCTTTCTCTAA